One part of the Desulfonema ishimotonii genome encodes these proteins:
- a CDS encoding DNA adenine methylase, with product MKVNVPPIKSQGIKTRLVPWINSIVPENFEGLWIDPFMGTGVVAFNIAPGRALLCDTNPHLVNFYNAISEGIVTPEVVRQFLNDEGAKLLEKGERHYYEIRDRFNEKHQPLDFLFLNRSGFNGMIRFNRKGGFNIPFCRKPNRFAQAYVTKIVNQVDHVATLLKTKDFTFKCQSFEKTIEIGTESDIIYCDPPYIGRHADYFNGWDDEHEHVLSDMLQKSESKFILSTWHHNDYRKNEYMESLWNNFKILTHEHFYHVGGNEKNRNPVTEAIVTNYEPFQCNRINPRGHEQLIFR from the coding sequence TTGAAAGTAAATGTACCTCCGATAAAGTCCCAGGGTATCAAAACCAGACTGGTCCCCTGGATTAACAGTATTGTCCCTGAAAACTTTGAGGGATTATGGATTGACCCCTTCATGGGAACCGGTGTGGTTGCATTTAATATCGCCCCCGGACGCGCATTGTTATGCGACACGAATCCTCACCTTGTAAATTTCTACAACGCCATTTCCGAAGGCATTGTCACTCCTGAAGTGGTGCGACAATTTTTAAACGATGAAGGTGCGAAGTTACTTGAAAAGGGCGAACGTCATTACTATGAAATTCGAGATCGGTTCAATGAAAAACATCAGCCGCTGGATTTTCTTTTTCTTAATCGTTCAGGTTTTAACGGAATGATCCGGTTTAACCGGAAAGGCGGCTTTAATATCCCTTTTTGCCGCAAACCAAACCGGTTTGCACAGGCATATGTCACAAAAATTGTAAATCAGGTAGACCATGTTGCAACGTTGTTAAAAACCAAGGATTTTACTTTTAAGTGCCAGTCATTTGAAAAGACCATTGAAATCGGAACAGAATCCGATATTATTTACTGTGATCCGCCATATATCGGGAGACATGCTGACTATTTTAACGGATGGGATGATGAACATGAACATGTCCTTTCTGATATGCTTCAGAAATCGGAAAGTAAATTTATTTTATCGACCTGGCATCATAATGATTATCGCAAAAATGAATATATGGAATCTCTCTGGAATAATTTTAAGATCCTGACACACGAACATTTTTACCATGTTGGTGGGAATGAGAAAAACCGGAATCCTGTGACAGAGGCCATAGTCACAAATTATGAACCATTTCAATGTAATCGCATTAATCCCAGAGGTCATGAGCAGTTAATCTTCAGGTAA